The following coding sequences are from one Malaciobacter pacificus window:
- the hisS gene encoding histidine--tRNA ligase codes for MSKEKTIQSLRGMKDIVNEESTLFTYFVENASRIAKNYGFSYLETPLLEETALFKRSVGESSDIVNKEMYQFIDKGENDVCLRPEGTAGVVRHFVQHKLDRAGGNYRWYYYGPMFRYERPQKGRLREFHQFGCEVFGVDSVLEDANIIMMIKDILDFFEIGFKLQLNSLGCNVCMPPYKDNLVNYLTDIKDELCEDCNRRISTNPIRVLDCKNENCQKLLTDAPRITHNLCESCDSDFEKLKEILDFNGVEYEVDTSLVRGLDYYSKTAFEFVSNEIGAQSAIAGGGRYDRLVEFLGGRPTAGIGFAIGIERLLELVKMKETKEDIIYIGALDEPSLNTVLKMANKKRKTTKTFVEYAPRGFGKHFKLAEKVEANIVALIGEKELNEGTIFVKNITTQEEQNLKLEDF; via the coding sequence ATGTCTAAAGAAAAAACAATACAAAGCTTAAGAGGAATGAAAGATATTGTAAATGAAGAGAGCACTTTATTTACTTATTTTGTTGAAAATGCTTCAAGAATAGCTAAAAACTATGGTTTTAGTTACCTTGAAACTCCACTATTAGAAGAAACTGCTTTATTTAAAAGATCAGTTGGAGAAAGTAGTGATATTGTTAATAAAGAGATGTATCAGTTTATTGACAAGGGTGAAAATGACGTATGCTTAAGACCTGAAGGAACAGCTGGAGTTGTAAGACACTTTGTACAACATAAGTTAGACCGAGCTGGAGGAAACTACAGATGGTATTATTATGGACCTATGTTTAGATATGAAAGACCTCAAAAAGGAAGACTAAGAGAGTTTCATCAATTTGGTTGTGAAGTATTTGGAGTTGATTCTGTTTTAGAAGATGCAAATATCATTATGATGATAAAAGACATTTTAGATTTCTTTGAGATTGGCTTTAAATTACAACTAAATTCTTTAGGATGTAATGTATGTATGCCACCGTACAAAGATAATCTAGTTAACTATTTAACAGATATTAAAGATGAACTATGTGAAGACTGTAATAGAAGGATTTCTACAAACCCAATTAGAGTACTTGACTGTAAAAATGAAAACTGCCAAAAGCTTTTAACAGATGCTCCAAGAATCACTCATAATTTATGTGAATCTTGCGATAGTGACTTTGAAAAGTTAAAAGAAATTTTAGACTTTAATGGTGTAGAGTATGAAGTTGATACAAGCTTAGTTAGAGGATTAGATTATTACTCTAAAACTGCTTTTGAATTTGTTAGTAATGAAATTGGAGCACAAAGTGCAATTGCTGGTGGAGGAAGATACGATAGATTAGTTGAATTCCTAGGTGGAAGACCAACTGCTGGTATAGGTTTTGCAATTGGTATTGAAAGATTACTTGAATTAGTAAAAATGAAAGAAACAAAAGAAGATATAATTTATATTGGTGCTTTAGATGAACCTTCTTTAAATACAGTATTAAAAATGGCAAATAAGAAAAGAAAAACAACTAAGACATTTGTTGAGTATGCACCAAGAGGTTTTGGTAAACACTTTAAACTTGCAGAAAAAGTAGAAGCAAATATTGTTGCTTTAATTGGTGAAAAAGAGTTAAATGAAGGTACTATTTTTGTAAAAAATATTACAACACAAGAAGAACAAAATTTAAAACTTGAGGATTTTTAG
- the tmk gene encoding dTMP kinase, producing MYVVIEGIDTAGKSTQLDLLQKKFKDAIFTKEPGGTQLGVKLRAMALGGEAKSKIAEMFLFLADRAEHIEEVIKPNINNTIISDRSVISGIAYASQLDIDKLVDLNLIATENILPSHVILLELTPEELKFRLSQKENDSIELRGIDYLINIQNRMKITLEKLNINYIAIDASLKIEEIEKKIEDFLNV from the coding sequence ATGTATGTCGTTATAGAAGGTATTGATACAGCTGGTAAATCAACACAACTTGATTTATTACAAAAAAAATTCAAAGATGCAATTTTTACAAAAGAGCCAGGTGGAACACAACTTGGAGTTAAACTCAGAGCTATGGCTTTAGGTGGTGAAGCAAAATCAAAAATTGCAGAAATGTTTCTTTTTTTAGCGGATAGAGCTGAACATATTGAAGAAGTAATAAAGCCCAATATTAATAATACAATCATATCTGATAGGTCTGTAATATCGGGGATTGCCTATGCTTCACAACTTGATATTGATAAATTAGTTGATTTAAATTTAATTGCAACAGAGAATATACTCCCAAGTCATGTAATTTTATTAGAATTAACACCTGAAGAACTAAAATTTAGACTTTCTCAAAAAGAGAATGATTCTATAGAATTAAGAGGAATTGATTATCTAATTAATATTCAAAATAGAATGAAAATAACACTTGAAAAACTAAATATAAACTATATTGCAATTGATGCAAGTTTAAAAATAGAAGAAATTGAAAAAAAGATAGAGGATTTTTTAAATGTCTAA
- the coaD gene encoding pantetheine-phosphate adenylyltransferase, with product MSNLENTECVKSHKKAIYSGTFDPITNGHLDIIRRAANIFDEVIIAVAKSELKKPMFSHYEREEFVIAATKDIPGVKVVGFDTLLVDLATQLGVNTIIRGLRAVSDFEFELQMGYANSSINNKIETLYLMPTLENAFVSSTIVREIIRFDGKFEHLVPKEVVKCMSL from the coding sequence ATGTCAAATTTAGAAAATACTGAATGTGTTAAATCACACAAAAAAGCCATTTACAGTGGCACGTTTGACCCTATTACCAATGGTCATTTAGATATTATTAGAAGAGCAGCTAATATATTTGATGAAGTTATTATAGCTGTTGCAAAAAGTGAACTTAAAAAACCTATGTTTTCACATTATGAAAGAGAAGAGTTTGTAATTGCTGCAACTAAAGATATTCCAGGAGTAAAAGTTGTTGGCTTTGACACTTTACTTGTAGATTTGGCAACACAACTTGGAGTAAATACTATCATTAGAGGACTTAGAGCTGTTTCTGATTTTGAATTTGAACTACAAATGGGTTATGCAAACTCATCAATAAACAATAAAATAGAGACTTTGTATCTTATGCCAACACTTGAAAATGCTTTCGTTTCTTCAACAATAGTTAGAGAAATTATTAGATTTGATGGTAAATTTGAACATTTAGTTCCTAAAGAAGTTGTGAAATGTATGTCGTTATAG
- a CDS encoding UbiX family flavin prenyltransferase, whose product MKLTVAISGASGTNLAIRFVKQLPKDIEVFLVFSNSAKRALKLETKISARKLFDGYKNITILKDSDIGACIASGSFHIDKMIILPCSMNTLAKCAVGISDSLITRAFTVMLKEKREIIVSPREMPLNQIALENMLKLCKLGVTIAPPVLGYYSNQQSLEDMENFMIGKWLDMLKINNNLYKRWE is encoded by the coding sequence TTGAAACTAACTGTAGCTATTTCAGGTGCTAGTGGAACAAATCTAGCTATTCGATTTGTAAAACAACTACCTAAAGATATTGAAGTTTTTTTAGTATTTTCAAACAGTGCAAAAAGAGCTTTAAAACTTGAAACAAAAATTTCAGCAAGAAAACTATTTGATGGATATAAAAATATTACAATTTTAAAAGATAGTGATATTGGGGCTTGTATAGCATCTGGTTCATTTCATATAGATAAAATGATTATACTACCTTGTTCTATGAATACTCTTGCAAAATGTGCCGTAGGAATTTCTGATTCTTTAATAACAAGAGCATTTACAGTTATGTTAAAAGAAAAAAGGGAGATAATAGTTTCCCCAAGAGAAATGCCTCTTAATCAAATTGCTTTAGAAAATATGCTAAAACTATGTAAACTTGGGGTTACTATAGCTCCTCCTGTTTTAGGATATTATTCAAATCAACAATCACTTGAAGATATGGAAAATTTTATGATTGGTAAATGGTTAGATATGTTAAAAATAAACAATAATTTATACAAAAGATGGGAGTAA
- a CDS encoding recombinase family protein, whose product MSNIFSYVRVNKNNESYTQKQKASISKYIDQHNISIYKEFEIEISSSSEEKNILELLKNCEKNSTLLVSDLNVFGRSIETILEIVKFLLSNKVRILVVNQNLDLVDDKDMLTQMILGVISMTMNLEKDLMSLRTKEALSVKKQNGIALGKPKGTIQKSKFDEQRDKIEELLQLGLSVRKIAKLLGYNNHIGLNNYVKKRKIRENLPNTLNIAS is encoded by the coding sequence ATGAGTAATATTTTTTCTTATGTAAGAGTTAATAAAAATAATGAATCGTATACACAAAAGCAAAAGGCGTCAATAAGTAAATATATTGATCAACATAATATTTCTATTTACAAAGAGTTTGAAATTGAAATTTCAAGTTCAAGTGAAGAAAAAAATATTTTAGAATTATTAAAAAACTGTGAAAAAAACTCTACTCTTTTGGTTTCGGATTTAAATGTATTTGGAAGAAGTATTGAAACAATTTTAGAGATTGTTAAATTTTTACTATCTAACAAAGTGAGAATTTTAGTAGTAAATCAAAATCTTGATTTAGTTGATGATAAAGATATGCTTACTCAAATGATTCTTGGTGTTATATCTATGACTATGAATTTAGAAAAAGATTTAATGAGTCTAAGAACAAAAGAAGCATTAAGTGTTAAAAAACAAAATGGAATTGCATTAGGAAAACCTAAAGGTACAATTCAAAAGTCAAAATTTGATGAACAAAGAGATAAGATTGAAGAGTTATTACAACTTGGATTATCTGTTAGAAAAATTGCAAAACTTCTTGGTTATAACAATCATATAGGATTGAATAACTATGTTAAGAAGAGAAAGATTCGAGAAAATTTGCCTAATACTCTTAATATTGCAAGTTAA
- a CDS encoding YeiH family protein — protein MDKLYGIFLCVVIALGAIFLSNYIIIGSVAIAVILGALIGNTMPLSSKFNSGITFSEKTLLAIAISLLGINLDFNILMQLGFNTIIIIILSLIATIFFGTYIANQRNFDKTFAQILSIGNGVCGSAAIAATKDIVKLDKQKAALAVAIVNLLGTVGLFILPIIGLLLGLNDVDMGILLGNTLQSVGHAIAAGFSVNETVGQSATITKMGRILLLTPIIIWLIFQVSKNSTTQTSLKEKISVPFFIVGFIITSILATSGILPKETIDLISNISELTLIIAMSAIGLKISFNAIKQSGWDAFVLAGYIFKFQIILTILLIAIL, from the coding sequence ATGGATAAATTATACGGAATTTTTTTATGTGTTGTTATTGCCCTAGGTGCAATATTCCTTTCAAATTACATAATAATAGGCTCAGTGGCAATAGCAGTTATTTTAGGCGCTTTAATTGGTAATACAATGCCATTAAGTTCAAAATTTAATAGCGGTATAACTTTTAGTGAGAAAACACTTTTAGCAATAGCAATTTCTCTATTAGGAATTAATTTAGATTTTAATATTTTAATGCAACTAGGTTTTAATACAATCATAATTATTATTCTCTCTTTAATTGCAACTATATTCTTTGGAACTTATATAGCAAATCAAAGAAATTTTGATAAAACATTTGCTCAAATTTTATCTATTGGTAATGGTGTTTGTGGAAGTGCTGCTATTGCTGCAACAAAAGATATAGTAAAACTTGATAAACAAAAAGCTGCTTTAGCTGTTGCAATTGTTAATTTATTAGGAACAGTAGGATTATTTATTTTACCAATCATAGGATTGCTTCTTGGTTTAAATGATGTTGATATGGGAATTTTACTAGGAAATACCCTTCAATCAGTTGGTCATGCAATTGCAGCTGGGTTTAGTGTAAATGAAACAGTAGGTCAAAGTGCAACAATTACTAAAATGGGAAGAATACTACTTTTAACACCAATTATCATTTGGCTTATATTTCAGGTTTCAAAAAATAGTACAACACAAACAAGTTTAAAAGAGAAAATTAGCGTACCTTTTTTTATTGTTGGATTCATAATTACTTCAATTTTAGCAACAAGTGGAATTTTACCAAAAGAGACTATTGATTTAATTTCAAATATAAGTGAATTAACTCTTATCATCGCAATGAGTGCCATTGGTTTAAAAATTAGTTTTAATGCTATTAAACAAAGTGGATGGGATGCATTTGTTTTAGCAGGATATATTTTTAAATTTCAAATTATTTTAACAATATTATTAATTGCTATTTTATAA
- the rplI gene encoding 50S ribosomal protein L9 — translation MKVLLIKDVKSLGKAGEIKEVKDGYGKNFLVGKGFALHATDEVIAEYEAKQAELKKIEAEEIAAAKELAEKLNTTKLTIKHKIGANGHLIGSVTNKEISESLNEEFGIDIDKKNISLKNKIKSAGIFEVDCKLGHGIHADLKVDVIGVE, via the coding sequence GTGAAAGTATTATTAATTAAAGATGTTAAAAGTTTAGGTAAAGCTGGAGAGATTAAAGAAGTAAAAGATGGATATGGAAAAAACTTTTTAGTTGGTAAAGGTTTTGCATTACATGCAACTGATGAAGTTATTGCTGAGTATGAAGCAAAACAAGCTGAACTTAAAAAAATAGAAGCTGAAGAAATAGCAGCAGCTAAAGAACTTGCAGAAAAATTAAATACTACAAAACTTACTATTAAACATAAAATTGGTGCAAATGGCCACTTAATTGGATCAGTTACAAATAAAGAGATTAGTGAATCATTAAATGAAGAGTTTGGAATAGATATTGACAAGAAAAATATTTCACTAAAAAATAAAATAAAATCAGCAGGTATTTTTGAAGTAGATTGTAAATTAGGTCATGGTATACATGCAGATTTAAAAGTAGATGTAATTGGAGTTGAATAG
- the hslV gene encoding ATP-dependent protease subunit HslV: MFDATTILAYKGPNKAVIGGDGQVTFGNAILKGNATKIRTLYNGKILAGFAGSTADAFNLFDMFETHLENTKGDLLKAVIAFSKEWRKDKVLRRLEAMMIVLNKDNIFILSGNGDVVEPEDGAIASIGSGGNFAISAARALAKHANMDEEELVKESLMIAGELCIYTNQNIKILKLED; this comes from the coding sequence ATGTTTGATGCTACTACGATACTTGCATACAAAGGACCTAATAAAGCAGTAATTGGAGGTGACGGTCAAGTTACTTTTGGTAATGCTATTTTAAAAGGTAATGCTACAAAAATTAGAACTTTATATAATGGAAAAATTTTAGCAGGATTTGCAGGAAGCACTGCTGATGCATTTAATTTATTTGATATGTTTGAAACACATTTAGAAAATACTAAAGGTGATTTATTAAAAGCTGTGATTGCATTTTCTAAAGAGTGGAGAAAAGATAAAGTGCTAAGAAGACTTGAAGCTATGATGATTGTATTAAATAAAGATAATATTTTTATACTTTCAGGAAATGGTGATGTAGTTGAACCAGAAGATGGGGCAATTGCTTCTATTGGAAGTGGTGGAAACTTTGCAATTAGTGCCGCGCGTGCTTTAGCAAAACATGCAAATATGGATGAAGAAGAGTTAGTTAAAGAATCACTTATGATTGCAGGTGAACTTTGTATTTATACTAACCAAAATATTAAGATTTTAAAACTAGAGGATTAA
- the hslU gene encoding HslU--HslV peptidase ATPase subunit, with product MDLTPKQIVEYLDDYIIGQKNAKKTIALALRNRFRRMKVEPTLQEEIMPKNILMIGSTGVGKTEIARRLAKMMGLPFVKVEASKYTEVGFVGRDVESMVRDLVYESINLVTKEYEEKIKDKIEEEVNKKIIEKLVPPLPDSASDSAKESFIKTYNVMEEKLLKGDLDDKTIEIEIPKKTHVEILDSNMPLDMSSMQESLNKMLGGLNKEKIKKEVKIKDAKVLLKSSASESLLDQEAIKIEAIKRAESGGIIFLDEIDKIASGKSNQNQDPSKEGVQRDLLPIVEGSSVQTKFGHVKTDHILFIAAGAFHVSKPSDLLPELQGRFPLRVELETLDEDALYKILTNTKNSLLRQYKALLEVEEVELEFDDESIKAFAKYSVTANNKTEDIGARRLHTVIEKVIEDISFNADEMKGQKVIVTKELVEEKLDTIVEDDDLAKYIL from the coding sequence ATGGATTTAACACCAAAGCAGATAGTTGAATATTTAGATGATTATATTATTGGTCAAAAAAATGCTAAAAAAACTATTGCCTTAGCTTTAAGAAATAGATTTAGAAGAATGAAAGTAGAACCTACACTTCAAGAAGAAATTATGCCAAAAAATATTTTGATGATAGGAAGTACTGGTGTTGGTAAAACTGAGATTGCTAGAAGATTAGCAAAAATGATGGGATTACCTTTTGTAAAAGTTGAAGCTAGTAAATATACTGAAGTTGGTTTTGTAGGTCGAGATGTCGAATCAATGGTTCGAGACTTAGTTTATGAATCAATTAATCTTGTAACAAAAGAGTATGAAGAAAAAATCAAAGATAAAATTGAAGAAGAAGTAAATAAAAAAATCATTGAAAAATTAGTACCACCACTTCCTGATAGTGCAAGTGATAGTGCAAAAGAATCATTTATTAAAACATATAATGTGATGGAAGAGAAACTTCTAAAGGGTGATTTAGATGATAAAACTATTGAGATAGAAATCCCTAAAAAGACTCATGTAGAGATTTTAGATTCTAATATGCCTTTAGATATGAGTTCTATGCAAGAGAGTTTAAATAAAATGCTTGGTGGACTTAATAAAGAGAAAATAAAAAAAGAAGTGAAAATTAAAGATGCTAAGGTTTTATTAAAATCAAGTGCAAGTGAATCTTTACTTGACCAAGAAGCAATTAAAATTGAAGCGATTAAAAGAGCAGAATCAGGTGGAATTATTTTTTTAGATGAAATTGATAAAATTGCATCAGGTAAATCAAATCAAAATCAAGACCCATCAAAAGAGGGAGTTCAAAGAGACTTACTTCCAATAGTTGAAGGAAGTTCTGTTCAGACAAAATTTGGTCATGTAAAAACTGACCATATTTTATTTATAGCAGCAGGGGCATTTCATGTATCTAAACCAAGTGATTTACTGCCAGAATTACAAGGACGATTTCCTTTAAGAGTTGAGTTAGAAACTTTAGATGAAGATGCTTTATATAAAATTTTAACAAATACTAAAAATTCACTTCTTAGACAATATAAAGCTTTATTAGAAGTTGAAGAAGTAGAGTTAGAGTTTGATGATGAATCAATTAAAGCTTTTGCAAAATATTCTGTGACTGCAAATAATAAAACAGAAGATATTGGTGCGAGAAGACTTCATACTGTTATTGAAAAAGTTATTGAAGATATTTCATTTAATGCTGATGAAATGAAGGGACAAAAAGTAATAGTAACTAAAGAACTAGTAGAAGAAAAACTAGATACTATTGTGGAAGACGACGATTTAGCTAAGTATATATTATAG
- a CDS encoding TatD family hydrolase, whose translation MILDTHCHLDNEKFYEDIDEVIKNALEHGVKGFLIPGADFEDLPQAVKLAEKYDEVFFSVGIHPYDCDSYDESIMEKYVTHPKCIAIGECGLDYFRLPEDEEEKRQNIAKQKEVFISQIEFAKKVNKPLIVHIREASNDSRQILMDYNAKEVGGVLHCFNASEHLLPLADHGFYYGIGGVLTFKNAKKLVDVLPKIPKDKLIIETDAPYLTPHPHRGKRNEPYYTVFVADKMAELLNMPRDEIEKLTTNNAIKLFNEFSRIS comes from the coding sequence ATTATTTTAGATACACACTGTCATTTAGACAATGAAAAATTTTATGAAGATATTGATGAAGTTATAAAAAATGCACTTGAACATGGAGTTAAAGGTTTTTTAATTCCTGGTGCTGATTTTGAAGATTTACCTCAAGCTGTTAAATTAGCTGAAAAATATGATGAAGTATTTTTTAGTGTAGGAATACACCCTTATGATTGTGATTCTTATGATGAATCAATAATGGAAAAATATGTAACTCACCCTAAATGTATTGCTATTGGTGAATGTGGTTTAGACTACTTTAGACTCCCTGAAGATGAAGAAGAAAAAAGACAAAATATAGCAAAACAAAAAGAGGTATTTATATCTCAAATAGAGTTTGCAAAAAAAGTAAATAAACCTTTAATAGTACATATAAGAGAAGCATCAAATGATTCAAGACAAATTTTAATGGATTATAATGCAAAAGAAGTTGGTGGAGTATTACACTGCTTTAATGCAAGTGAGCATCTACTTCCATTAGCTGACCATGGATTTTATTATGGAATTGGAGGAGTATTAACTTTTAAAAATGCTAAAAAGTTAGTTGATGTTCTACCTAAAATCCCAAAAGATAAATTAATAATTGAAACAGATGCTCCATATTTGACTCCTCATCCCCATAGAGGAAAAAGAAATGAACCATACTATACAGTTTTTGTAGCTGATAAAATGGCAGAATTACTTAATATGCCAAGGGATGAGATAGAAAAGCTTACTACAAACAATGCTATAAAATTATTTAATGAATTTTCTAGAATATCTTAG